A genomic segment from Desulfonatronum lacustre DSM 10312 encodes:
- a CDS encoding glycosyltransferase family protein, which translates to MTGKPTQDRKTRPQRIQVLDQFGRRKSLPGDPKQYRILYAGDGAANSGVLLLGIGPDPDVVVDMLRDQGDVAYLECPELQRQMQHQAPSGHRAALPARWRPVTLHDLDDPDLISRTILFYGPGLTLFPDFWSPALARIALRRLSPPTAQDKNLAWLPASEHRLLARELTRAFTSQGLTVRLVPESMSPRETLGRLKEERPDLFFSVNFQGLDPQGQNHALLRHAGVQVCVWCVDNPFHLLTGLRSAYWKQCRLFVTDDWFIPRLLEQGATQVAHLPLAAAEHFLHPATPSPSKEDWSELHRRVVFVGRSAFPGKERFFAGCAVPENLEPRAAAFMAQGGRPDFSWWWKQLRFPALWPGQAARQVGFAAEEFSRRRRAAYLQAAGRDGNLTVFGDAGWNDLLEKSDVRPEVDYYGPLAQIYRQARVTLNLTSLLLPHGLTQRNFDVWAAGGFLLTDHTPGLAIFDPELIREVTFTTQTSLHDRIRRLDDDPPLAGHLKHAWRDHILTKHLYTQRIVTVLEAAASREARAFLPS; encoded by the coding sequence ATGACCGGCAAACCGACGCAAGACCGAAAGACACGCCCTCAACGCATTCAGGTCCTGGACCAGTTCGGACGCCGCAAATCCCTTCCCGGTGATCCAAAGCAGTATCGGATACTCTACGCTGGAGACGGGGCCGCAAACTCCGGCGTTCTCCTGCTGGGCATCGGGCCGGACCCGGACGTTGTCGTGGACATGCTTCGAGATCAAGGCGACGTGGCCTACCTGGAGTGCCCGGAGCTGCAACGCCAAATGCAACACCAGGCGCCCTCCGGTCACCGAGCCGCCCTACCCGCCCGGTGGCGGCCCGTCACCCTCCACGACCTGGACGATCCGGACCTGATCTCCAGGACCATCCTGTTCTACGGGCCGGGACTGACCCTTTTCCCGGATTTCTGGTCCCCGGCCCTGGCCCGGATCGCCCTGCGACGCCTTTCGCCTCCGACCGCCCAGGACAAAAACCTCGCCTGGCTGCCCGCTTCCGAGCACAGGTTGTTGGCCCGCGAACTGACCCGGGCCTTCACCTCCCAGGGCTTGACCGTACGGTTGGTACCGGAATCCATGTCGCCTCGGGAAACGCTCGGACGACTGAAGGAGGAGCGGCCGGACCTGTTCTTCAGCGTCAATTTCCAGGGGCTGGACCCTCAGGGCCAAAACCACGCCCTGCTTCGGCACGCCGGGGTTCAGGTCTGCGTCTGGTGCGTGGACAATCCGTTTCACCTGCTGACCGGGCTGCGCTCGGCCTATTGGAAACAATGCCGGTTGTTCGTCACGGACGACTGGTTCATTCCCCGCCTGCTGGAACAAGGCGCGACCCAAGTCGCTCATTTACCTCTGGCCGCGGCCGAACATTTTCTCCATCCGGCAACACCTTCTCCTTCGAAGGAAGACTGGTCCGAACTCCACCGAAGGGTCGTGTTCGTCGGACGCTCGGCCTTTCCGGGAAAAGAGCGCTTTTTCGCCGGTTGCGCGGTTCCGGAAAATCTGGAGCCAAGGGCCGCGGCCTTTATGGCCCAGGGCGGGCGTCCGGACTTTTCCTGGTGGTGGAAACAATTGCGCTTCCCGGCCTTATGGCCGGGACAAGCGGCGCGCCAGGTGGGGTTCGCCGCCGAGGAGTTCAGCCGACGTCGCCGCGCGGCTTATCTTCAGGCAGCGGGCCGGGATGGAAATCTGACCGTATTCGGAGACGCGGGCTGGAACGACCTGCTTGAAAAGAGCGACGTCCGCCCGGAAGTGGACTACTACGGCCCCCTGGCTCAAATCTATCGCCAGGCCCGTGTCACCCTGAACCTGACCAGCCTGCTCCTGCCCCACGGCCTGACCCAGCGCAACTTCGACGTCTGGGCCGCGGGAGGCTTCCTGCTCACGGACCACACCCCCGGCTTGGCGATCTTCGACCCGGAGCTAATTCGGGAAGTCACCTTCACGACTCAAACGTCCCTGCACGATCGTATTCGTCGCTTGGACGACGATCCGCCCCTGGCCGGCCACCTCAAACACGCATGGCGCGACCACATCCTGACAAAACACCTCTACACCCAACGGATCGTCACGGTGCTGGAAGCCGCCGCAAGCCGCGAAGCTCGGGCGTTCCTCCCATCATGA
- a CDS encoding hemolysin family protein — MFELLLVVGLATLVSGLCSLSEAVLYSVPWSHLEQMRKSGKKSGVLLFDLRNNVERPIAAILTLNTVANTAGAAVAGAFAAALFGTESLIYFSAVFTMIILVFAEILPKTMGVMYNRQLAGFLAQPLCFLVVLFSPVIWLMDRITRLIGRKKAGPEATEDDLRAVISLTRKAGVIKHYEEMSIRNILSLDTKMVKDIMTPRTVIFSFPVELSVGEARTLKTVWPHSRIPVYEDEDQEDIVGIVYRRELLEALANDQDDLVLGRLMKPVQFVLESITLDKLLVRFLESRMHLFIVLDEYGGLVGLVTLEDVLEEILGSEIVDETDQVVDMRELARQRRSQLVAKKTTSQAS, encoded by the coding sequence CGTTGTCCGAGGCCGTGCTCTATTCCGTTCCCTGGAGCCATCTGGAGCAGATGCGCAAGAGCGGAAAAAAGAGCGGCGTGCTGCTCTTTGACCTCCGGAATAATGTCGAGCGGCCCATCGCCGCGATCCTGACCCTGAACACCGTGGCCAATACGGCCGGGGCGGCTGTGGCCGGGGCTTTCGCCGCCGCGCTCTTCGGCACGGAGAGTCTGATCTATTTTTCCGCCGTCTTCACGATGATCATCCTGGTCTTCGCCGAGATCCTTCCTAAAACCATGGGCGTGATGTACAATCGGCAACTTGCCGGTTTCCTGGCCCAGCCTTTATGTTTTCTGGTGGTGCTGTTCAGCCCGGTGATCTGGCTGATGGACCGGATAACCCGATTGATCGGGCGGAAAAAAGCCGGACCAGAGGCCACGGAAGACGACCTGCGGGCCGTGATCAGCCTGACCCGAAAGGCCGGGGTCATCAAACATTATGAGGAGATGTCCATCCGCAACATCTTGTCCCTGGACACCAAGATGGTCAAGGATATCATGACCCCGCGCACGGTGATTTTCTCCTTTCCGGTTGAACTGAGCGTGGGCGAGGCCAGAACGTTGAAGACCGTGTGGCCGCACAGTCGTATTCCGGTCTACGAGGACGAGGACCAGGAAGATATCGTGGGAATCGTGTATCGGCGTGAATTACTGGAAGCCCTGGCCAATGACCAGGACGATCTGGTGCTGGGCAGGTTGATGAAGCCGGTTCAGTTCGTTCTGGAATCCATTACCCTGGACAAGCTGTTGGTGCGCTTTCTGGAGTCTCGGATGCACCTGTTCATTGTCCTGGATGAATATGGAGGCTTGGTCGGACTGGTAACCCTGGAAGATGTGCTGGAGGAGATCCTGGGCAGCGAGATCGTGGACGAGACCGACCAGGTCGTGGACATGCGCGAGCTGGCCCGGCAGCGACGCAGTCAACTGGTGGCGAAAAAGACGACGTCCCAGGCGTCATGA